The nucleotide window ATGATCATCGCAGCTTGCATTGGTAAAGCATGGTCCTCTGTATGTATCTGCCAGGTGGTTGCATAGCTTTGCCTCTGTTTTCACCACTCCCTCCTCTGCATCCAtccatttttcaatttcattacaacaatatcataataatataattaacattattaataataaataagaggTGATCATGACATACGAGCAAGAAagagaacgaggaagaagatgCAGAATCCAGCAACTGTTTTCTTCTCCATTATTGCTGTTTCGATTTGTACCGATCGTTGAGGTTTATGTGTGTGATCTATTTATATACACAGTTTCGGACTATGAACAAGAGAGATTTAAGTACGTAGGTGCCATACTAAGAAATAAACACGTGGCATGAGATTTCAATTCCAGTGTATGATGT belongs to Arachis duranensis cultivar V14167 chromosome 8, aradu.V14167.gnm2.J7QH, whole genome shotgun sequence and includes:
- the LOC107462579 gene encoding defensin 1, which produces MEKKTVAGFCIFFLVLFLAQEGVVKTEAKLCNHLADTYRGPCFTNASCDDHCKNKEHFVSGTCMKMACWCAHNC